A DNA window from Syntrophorhabdales bacterium contains the following coding sequences:
- a CDS encoding amidohydrolase family protein yields the protein MPGEMNRRDFLKTAAASSVIFCSCSLLDAARAQLPSGHRLPVVVKGKRVKTIDVHSHCYFRDVEPLLGPEAAMLHPPVNNGEANFIEIEKRLQAMDGQGVDMEVLSINPFWYEKERDLAAQIVKIQNEKLAELCAARPDRFAAFASLTLQAPELAIEELETAVKKQGLRGAAIGGWVAGYEFSNPKFHPVWAKAEELGAVLFIHPQGIPELSKRLSGNGILGNTIANPLETTIALSHLIFEGTLDKFSGLKIIAAHGGGYLPFYADRSDHVCTALGQCDPKITLKKKPSEYLKQLYFDSLVFTSEAIRHLAFQVGADRIVLGSDYPYPWQPRPVDHILGCKSLKPKEKVAILGGTAARLLKITA from the coding sequence ATGCCTGGAGAAATGAATCGGAGGGATTTTCTAAAAACTGCAGCAGCGAGCAGCGTCATCTTCTGCAGTTGCAGCCTGCTGGACGCCGCGCGTGCCCAGCTGCCTTCGGGCCATCGTCTGCCTGTGGTCGTGAAAGGCAAGCGCGTCAAGACTATCGATGTGCACTCGCATTGTTACTTCCGCGACGTTGAGCCGCTACTGGGCCCTGAGGCAGCCATGCTCCACCCACCCGTGAACAACGGCGAAGCGAATTTCATTGAGATTGAAAAACGGCTGCAGGCTATGGATGGGCAGGGCGTCGACATGGAAGTGCTGTCGATCAATCCTTTCTGGTACGAGAAGGAGCGGGATCTCGCCGCACAGATCGTGAAAATCCAGAATGAAAAGCTGGCCGAGCTTTGCGCTGCCAGGCCTGACCGCTTTGCCGCTTTTGCTTCGCTGACGCTGCAGGCGCCAGAGCTTGCAATTGAAGAACTGGAAACCGCCGTGAAGAAACAGGGGCTCCGCGGTGCGGCTATTGGTGGATGGGTTGCGGGGTATGAGTTCTCAAACCCCAAGTTTCATCCTGTCTGGGCCAAGGCGGAAGAACTAGGGGCAGTTTTATTCATCCATCCCCAAGGCATCCCCGAACTCTCCAAGCGCCTATCCGGTAACGGTATTCTCGGCAACACCATCGCCAACCCGCTCGAGACCACGATTGCGCTGTCTCATCTGATCTTCGAAGGAACGCTCGACAAGTTTTCCGGCCTTAAGATCATTGCTGCTCACGGCGGCGGCTACTTGCCTTTCTACGCCGACCGTTCGGATCATGTCTGCACCGCTCTCGGGCAGTGCGATCCCAAGATCACCCTGAAGAAGAAGCCTTCAGAGTATCTCAAACAGCTTTATTTCGATTCATTGGTGTTTACGTCGGAAGCAATCCGCCATCTGGCATTTCAGGTGGGCGCAGACAGAATCGTCCTGGGCAGCGATTATCCCTACCCATGGCAGCCGCGTCCTGTCGATCACATTTTGGGCTGTAAATCACTGAAGCCGAAAGAGAAGGTGGCGATTCTCGGCGGGACTGCCGCGCGTCTGCTGAAAATTACAGCATAA